In Lampris incognitus isolate fLamInc1 chromosome 13, fLamInc1.hap2, whole genome shotgun sequence, the genomic stretch TTTATCATTCATTTCTGCCCAGTTTCTCTTTGTTGTAATCTAATCTCTCTCACCTGCGTGCATGCGTTATCTCAGGCTCGTTTACTGTAAAGCTACCTGAAATGCTTTAACAGCCAGATTAGAAGAGAACCACTCCTGTTTCACTGCGGTTAGTTTCAGTTGAGCAGCGGACCTTCCCCATGACCCACACAGGTGGCCGGCCAGTACTCAGGTGTTGTTGAATAAGTGAACACTTTGCTTTACGCTTATCAGCGGCGTGTTTGCACTGCGGGCCACAAGGCTCCGCTCAACTTCAAGAGCTCGGCCTGCTGTTGGGGAAAGTAACTATGCTGGCCTTACAACATTTATATCCTTAtataacatttatatatacctaTAACACCACACCTGTAGTCGACCGCAAAGACGACCTTGAGGTTGaatcctttaaaaaaaacaaaacctcacaCTAGTTTGTCACAGATCAGAAAAGTTTGGAAAAGTACGCAGACAAGTTTTTGATTTCCGGGGCTAATGTTGGGTTACTCGTTTTACTCACAAAGCACTGACCTCTGTCAGTGTTCGTCTGTGCCATAAAAACCCGTATGCATGTTTCTGTCAAAGATTCCCCCCCTGTACTATATTCCCCGTCCTCCCCATGTAAGCCTGTGCGCTGTGTGGGGTGTCTTATGGCGCAGGACGGGGCTTCCTCTAAGCTTTGCTTGCCCTCAGTTCATTATGAAGAGTTTTACTGTGCAGAAAATAAGAATCTATTAATAGAATGCTAATTTGTCAGCCTGCCCTTAAATGTACAAGTTTAGTAAAAATAAGTGCAGGATTAATGCTGTAACCTGAATTAGATGAAGAGCAGTACCGAAGAATAAGGAACCCGACCAAATGACCTTTTGTCACAAGTTGTAGGTGTATTGAGTCACCTCAGCTTCCCTTTATTTGTGTTTAGTGAAGAGAACTAATCGCTAGTCAGCCGTAAAGATAAGTTAGTTTTCAGTTCCTGTTCTGAGGGCCTTGGTTGACATTCAGCAAGGTCCTCAGGCCTGGGCCTGAGGACcttgctaaccctaaccctaaccagggttagggttagggcctgtgctgtgattggctgaaattgTAGGGGgcagggagtgccttccatgcagcgctgccttgaagagtacattgggggcttaaaacaccatcgagcatttcatacacagggcaacacaatgtgctttacataaaatgacaatacaattgCAACTCAATCACAACAGTGCAAATGCagaaaataaatatttatatcAACAGGTGATAGTGCAGAATATCAAActataaaaaacacacacaccaaaaacttagccataggctgttttaaaaggttttaacctgcttttaaatgcaatgcaaagcaaagcaaaatttatttatatagcacttttaaaaacacagttacaaagtgctttacactcagtacacaaaatatgaataaatacataaaataaattgaatataAAGACATGGCATATGGAGTAACAGACAACAAACAGTATATTCATACACTAAATAAGAATTTTCAGAAGGAGATGCGAtccttggccatactaaattgcccctaggtgtgtgtgtgtgtgtgtgtttgttggccctgtgatggcctggcggtctgtccagggtgtctccccgcctgctgcccaatgacagctgggatagactccagcatccccgcgaccctgagagcaggatgagcggtttaaataatggatggatggatgtgatccTTCATCTTAATCGTCTCCATTTTGGTTTTGGATGTTGATTTTGAGTCATTAGTTAATGGGATTTAAaatgacacacacatatattacatacatacatatatatatatatatatatatataaattaataGTGGTTGAATTGGTCTATAGTCCCCTACACCCCTATTTTTGCGCTCTGCTTGCTTGTCGGTGTGTAATATTTAATTTTCTTTGTAAAATTATGAGGGTACCGGGCCCACTACGTGTTCTCATTCTGCATTGTGTTCCCTTTTACTCACCCTTTTAAACACCACTTGAACTCGTAACTCCTGAGGAACCTTTCCTGTGTCTGTATGTTATGTAAGTAGCTCTGATTAAGAAcagtctattttttttctttcagtcctATGAAATTTGTTGGCTACATTAGTGTTGCTAATATTACTGAATAGTTTTTGATTTTAAAGTCACAATCCTTAATTTTTTTTACACCAAcagattcttttctttttttttacactttcaaCTGTTGATGTAGGCCTATTTAATCTACAAATGCCCAAATCATGAACACTTTAGTAACTGCACATTTTGACAGGTATGTTTGGGGAAAATATTGTGCAACGTAACAGCCAAATGTAGAATAAAAAAGGCAGATATGAGCAAGTTTTCAAAAGAAGTTGTGGCTATCAAGCGGGCAAGACAGACCAATGTCACCAACATCTTTACCAACAGATGCTAGAACAACAGTAGCTGAAACCCAGGTTCATTTTTATGTATTTGTCGTTTGTTTGTGGGGaaagtgctgacacaacagcagtgGAGATTGAATCCCAGAGAGCCATTTGAAATTAAAAGTGCTCAAACTGAATTGGTTTTAATGACCAGTTCAGTCACCAGTATCACTATTGGGGtcagtaaattaaacaaaaacaaTCTGCTGGGGTTGTAACTTTTTTAATATTGATGCTTTAATGATATGAATGTACACTTAATCTAACTTGAGTTTTGGGTTTTACTCTACAGCCAAATATCCAGAGATCAAGTCCCTAATGGGTCCTGACCTGAGGCTGAAATGGATTGTTGTCATGATGGTGGCCATCCAGTTCTTGGCGTTCTATTTGGTCAAAGACTTGGACTGGAAGTGGGTTTTGTTCTGGACTTATGCCTTTGGCAGCTGTATCAACCACTCAATGACCCTTGCCATTCATGAGATCTCCCACAACACAGCCTTTGGCAACAACAAAGCCATGTGGAACCGCTACTTTGCCATGTTTGCTAACTTGCCCATCGGGCTGCCCTACTCGGCCTCTTTCAAGCGCTACCACCTGGACCATCACCGCTATCTGGGTGGGGATGGTGTGGATGTGGACATTCCCACTGAGTTTGAAGGATGGTTCTTCTGCACGCGCTTCCGCAAGTTCGTATGGATCATCCTCCAGCCGCTGTTCTATGCCATCCGGCCTCTCTGCATCAACCCCAAGCCCATTACTGGGCTGGAGCTGGTCAACCTAGCCACCCAGCTCTCTTTTAATGTAGTGCTGTACTGGCTATGGGGAGCCAAGCCTGTGGTCTACATGCTAGCTGGCTCCATGCTGGGAATGGGCTTGCACCCTATTTCTGGCCACTTCATCGCAGAGCACTACATGTTCCTCAAGGGTCATGAGACCTACTCCTACTATGGCTCCCTCAACCTGCTGACCTTTAATGTAGGATACCACAATGAGCACCATGACTTCCCGAGCATCCCAGGACGAAGGCTACCTATGGTAAGTAGGATGTAGCCAATATTACCAGCTGATAGCTGTTTCGCAGACTTGTTGCATTCACATAGTTATGCCTTAATTTGGCCAATTCCTGGCAAAGTTGCCAGTAAAACTCCGTTGAAACGTGACGTGAGTATTTCCCTGAAACCGCTAACTACATATGGAGATTAAACATGTGATATGAAATATTAAATACTTGCCACTACCTCAAGAGCAGCTATTTTTTGGTAAATATCCAGTTTACTTCATTTACATTTTGAAGTTG encodes the following:
- the degs1 gene encoding sphingolipid delta(4)-desaturase DES1, coding for MGNRVARQDYEWVYTDQPHADRRKEILAKYPEIKSLMGPDLRLKWIVVMMVAIQFLAFYLVKDLDWKWVLFWTYAFGSCINHSMTLAIHEISHNTAFGNNKAMWNRYFAMFANLPIGLPYSASFKRYHLDHHRYLGGDGVDVDIPTEFEGWFFCTRFRKFVWIILQPLFYAIRPLCINPKPITGLELVNLATQLSFNVVLYWLWGAKPVVYMLAGSMLGMGLHPISGHFIAEHYMFLKGHETYSYYGSLNLLTFNVGYHNEHHDFPSIPGRRLPMVKKIAAEYYDDLPQYTSWVKVLYDFIMDDTLSPYSRVKRKLKGDVKQE